From Brienomyrus brachyistius isolate T26 chromosome 18, BBRACH_0.4, whole genome shotgun sequence, one genomic window encodes:
- the LOC125713312 gene encoding serine/threonine-protein kinase pim-3-like isoform X2: MATKRPHSDTLDESPSKKRRKSQEAQTSEAQTAEAPRRDTQELGFKMPRKEPLEELYLKGKLLGQGGFGAVYAGSRKSDGLPVAIKYARKGGMQIEMLGVDEPVPMEVAIMTLVNLPTSCKNVIKLIDWFVGTNEYIMVLERPDPCLDLLQFCNSKGGFLTEEDAKHVLVQVLRALRHCQEANVLHRDLKPENLLIKTDTLDVILIDFGCGDVWMDDSYREFAGTNAYAPPEWFRKRKYRAGPATVWSVGVTLFEMVCGYLPFRSKRAIVSGRYKFPPWVSPDCRNIIEQCLTLKVADRLTMEDIELHPWLK; this comes from the exons ATGGCCACCAAACGACCCCACTCCGATACTCTCGACGAATCTCCGTCGAAGAAAAGGAGAAAGAGTCAGGAAGCACAGACTAGCGAAGCGCAGACTGCCGAAGCGCCTCGCCGTGACACCCAAGAACTGGGTTTCAAAATGCCCCGCAAAG AACCTTTGGAGGAGCTTTATCTGAAGGGGAAGCTCCTCGGGCAAGGTGGTTTTGGAGCTGTCTATGCCGGAAGTCGGAAGAGCGATGGCCTCCCA GTGGCCATAAAGTATGCCAGAAAGGGTGGCATGCAGATAGAAATG CTTGGAGTTGACGAGCCCGTCCCCATGGAAGTGGCCATAATGACCCTCGTCAACCTTCCGACATCTTGCAAGAACGTGATTAAGCTAATCGACTGGTTTGTTGGGACCAATGAATATATTATGGTTTTGGAAAGGCCGGACCCATGCCTGGACCTCCTCCAGTTCTGCAATTCCAAAGGAGGATTCCTTACTGAGGAAGATGCTAAGCATGTGCTGGTGCAGGTTCTCCGTGCTTTGCGTCACTGTCAGGAGGCTAACGTCCTGcatcgtgacctgaagccggagaACCTGTTAATCAAAACAGACACTCTGGACGTCATACTAATTGATTTTGGATGTGGAGACGTCTGGATGGATGACTCCTACAGGGAATTTGCAG GGACAAATGCCTACGCTcccccagagtggttccggaaACGGAAGTACAGAGCTGGCCCTGCCACGGTCTGGTCGGTGGGGGTCACACTCTTTGAGATGGTGTGTGGCTACCTCCCCTTCCGCAGCAAGAGGGCAATTGTTTCCGGCCGCTATAAATTCCCACCATGGGTCTCTCCAG
- the LOC125713312 gene encoding serine/threonine-protein kinase pim-3-like isoform X1 encodes MATKRPHSDTLDESPSKKRRKSQEAQTSEAQTAEAPRRDTQELGFKMPRKEPLEELYLKGKLLGQGGFGAVYAGSRKSDGLPVAIKYARKGGMQIEMLGVDEPVPMEVAIMTLVNLPTSCKNVIKLIDWFVGTNEYIMVLERPDPCLDLLQFCNSKGGFLTEEDAKHVLVQVLRALRHCQEANVLHRDLKPENLLIKTDTLDVILIDFGCGDVWMDDSYREFAGTNAYAPPEWFRKRKYRAGPATVWSVGVTLFEMVCGYLPFRSKRAIVSGRYKFPPWVSPDCRNIIEQCLTLKVADRLTMEDIELHPWLK; translated from the exons ATGGCCACCAAACGACCCCACTCCGATACTCTCGACGAATCTCCGTCGAAGAAAAGGAGAAAGAGTCAGGAAGCACAGACTAGCGAAGCGCAGACTGCCGAAGCGCCTCGCCGTGACACCCAAGAACTGGGTTTCAAAATGCCCCGCAAAG AACCTTTGGAGGAGCTTTATCTGAAGGGGAAGCTCCTCGGGCAAGGTGGTTTTGGAGCTGTCTATGCCGGAAGTCGGAAGAGCGATGGCCTCCCA GTGGCCATAAAGTATGCCAGAAAGGGTGGCATGCAGATAGAAATG CTTGGAGTTGACGAGCCCGTCCCCATGGAAGTGGCCATAATGACCCTCGTCAACCTTCCGACATCTTGCAAGAACGTGATTAAGCTAATCGACTGGTTTGTTGGGACCAATGAATATATTATGGTTTTGGAAAGGCCGGACCCATGCCTGGACCTCCTCCAGTTCTGCAATTCCAAAGGAGGATTCCTTACTGAGGAAGATGCTAAGCATGTGCTGGTGCAGGTTCTCCGTGCTTTGCGTCACTGTCAGGAGGCTAACGTCCTGcatcgtgacctgaagccggagaACCTGTTAATCAAAACAGACACTCTGGACGTCATACTAATTGATTTTGGATGTGGAGACGTCTGGATGGATGACTCCTACAGGGAATTTGCAG GGACAAATGCCTACGCTcccccagagtggttccggaaACGGAAGTACAGAGCTGGCCCTGCCACGGTCTGGTCGGTGGGGGTCACACTCTTTGAGATGGTGTGTGGCTACCTCCCCTTCCGCAGCAAGAGGGCAATTGTTTCCGGCCGCTATAAATTCCCACCATGGGTCTCTCCAG ACTGCCGTAATATAATTGAACAGTGCCTTACGCTGAAAGTGGCAGATAGGCTGACGATGGAGGACATTGAGCTCCATCCTTGGTTGAAGTAG